A DNA window from Streptomyces parvus contains the following coding sequences:
- a CDS encoding OFA family MFS transporter, with amino-acid sequence MSPPIAPVGWSRWLVPPAALSVHLSIGQAYAWSVFKPPLEDALGLSGTQSALPFQLGIVMLGLSAAFGGTLVERRGPRWAMTVALVCFSSGFLLSALGAATQQFWLIVLGYGFVGGIGLGIGYISPVSTLIKWFPDRPGMATGIAIMGFGGGALIASPWSAQMLESFGSDSKGIALAFLVHGLSYAVFMLLGVLLVRVPRPRTEQQRADGGPATAAGPQVSARQALRTPQFWLLWVVLCMNVTAGIGILEKAAPMITDFFADTSTPVSVTAAAGFVALLSAANMAGRIGWSSTSDLIGRKNIYRLYLGAGTLMYALIALVGDSSKPLFVLCALVILSFYGGGFATIPAYLKDLFGTYQVGAIHGRLLTAWSTAGVLGPLIVNWIADRQEEAGKDGADLYGTSLLIMMGLLVIGFVANELVRPVHPSHHLGAVTAQKGAPDVRQQQAESA; translated from the coding sequence ATGAGTCCCCCCATCGCCCCCGTGGGCTGGAGTCGCTGGCTGGTGCCGCCCGCCGCCCTCTCGGTCCACCTCTCCATCGGCCAGGCCTACGCCTGGTCCGTGTTCAAGCCACCGCTGGAGGACGCGCTCGGCCTCAGCGGCACGCAGAGCGCCCTGCCCTTCCAGCTCGGCATCGTCATGCTCGGCCTCTCCGCCGCCTTCGGCGGCACGCTCGTCGAACGCCGAGGGCCCCGATGGGCCATGACCGTCGCCCTCGTCTGCTTCTCCTCCGGCTTCCTGCTCTCCGCACTCGGCGCGGCGACCCAGCAGTTCTGGCTGATCGTCCTGGGGTACGGCTTCGTCGGAGGCATCGGTCTCGGCATCGGCTACATCTCGCCCGTGTCGACGCTCATCAAGTGGTTCCCCGACCGTCCGGGCATGGCCACGGGCATCGCCATCATGGGGTTCGGCGGCGGTGCGCTGATCGCCTCGCCCTGGTCGGCGCAGATGCTGGAGTCCTTCGGCAGCGACAGCAAGGGCATCGCCCTGGCCTTCCTGGTGCACGGCCTGTCCTACGCGGTCTTCATGCTGCTGGGCGTCCTGCTGGTACGGGTGCCGCGCCCGCGTACGGAGCAACAGCGGGCGGACGGCGGCCCCGCCACCGCCGCCGGACCGCAGGTGTCGGCTCGTCAGGCGCTGCGCACCCCGCAGTTCTGGCTGCTGTGGGTCGTGCTCTGCATGAACGTCACGGCCGGCATCGGCATCCTGGAGAAGGCCGCGCCGATGATCACGGACTTCTTCGCGGACACCTCGACGCCCGTGTCGGTGACCGCGGCCGCCGGGTTCGTCGCCCTGCTGTCCGCGGCCAACATGGCCGGCCGGATCGGCTGGTCCTCGACCTCCGACCTGATCGGGCGCAAGAACATCTACCGCCTCTATCTCGGTGCGGGCACGCTCATGTACGCGCTCATCGCCCTGGTGGGCGACTCGTCCAAGCCGCTGTTCGTCCTGTGCGCGCTGGTCATCCTCTCCTTCTACGGCGGCGGCTTCGCGACGATCCCCGCCTACCTGAAGGACCTGTTCGGCACCTACCAGGTGGGCGCGATCCACGGCCGTCTGCTCACCGCCTGGTCCACCGCCGGTGTCCTGGGCCCGCTGATCGTGAACTGGATCGCCGACCGGCAGGAGGAAGCCGGGAAGGACGGCGCGGATCTGTACGGGACGTCCCTCCTCATCATGATGGGCCTGCTCGTCATCGGCTTCGTGGCCAACGAACTGGTCCGCCCGGTCCACCCGTCGCACCATCTCGGCGCCGTCACCGCGCAGAAGGGAGCGCCCGATGTCCGACAGCAGCAGGCAGAGTCCGCCTGA
- a CDS encoding acyl-CoA dehydrogenase has product MTTDRTSPATGGYVQPEIDVRALTEVLDGEYAEVRDLVRANLVTYASVLDEADELDIDAYRERVRELVVEMAATGQTGMGFPKRFGGGGDVGASIAAFETLAFGDLSVLVKVGVQFGLFGGAILHLGTERHHDAYLPDLITGELMGCFAMTETGHGSNVQALGTVARYDADAQEFVITTEGDQARKDYIGNAARHGELAVVFAQLEVGGESRGVHAFVVPIRVGGGAAPGVRIEDDGRKMGLNGVDNGRIRFDDVRVPREALLNRFADVTPEGVYESTIDNPHRRFFTMLGTLVQGRVSVGGAGVGAAKVALAVATKYALRRRQFAAGPQGEEQLLLDYGLHQRRLLPLIARTYALHFAQDVVRTQLHDVFSDLEDDPQARRLLEARAAGTKALATWHATRVVQECREACGGAGYLGVNRFAALKADSDIFTTFEGDNHVLLQLVAKGLLTDYASEFEDLDQLGMVRYVTNLAVETVIEKTSAHKLLERVRDLLPGGDEWDQEAGLLDSEYQLAMVRYREEHMLAGVARRLKSGIDRGRDPGAVFSEVQDHVIAVARAHMERLVLEAFVEKTRTLPEGGNKVALGLLCDLFALSTIEADRAWFMEHGRLTVQRSKAITREVNDLCRKIRPLAAELVDAWGIPDAMLRAPDLVGGA; this is encoded by the coding sequence ATGACCACTGACAGAACATCGCCCGCCACGGGCGGGTACGTGCAGCCGGAGATCGACGTCCGGGCGCTGACCGAGGTGCTCGACGGCGAGTACGCCGAGGTCCGTGACCTGGTGCGGGCCAATCTGGTGACGTACGCCTCGGTGCTGGACGAGGCCGACGAGCTCGACATCGACGCGTACCGCGAGCGGGTGCGCGAACTCGTGGTCGAGATGGCGGCGACGGGCCAGACCGGCATGGGCTTCCCGAAGCGGTTCGGCGGAGGCGGCGACGTCGGGGCCTCGATCGCCGCGTTCGAGACGCTCGCCTTCGGCGATCTGTCGGTGCTGGTGAAGGTCGGGGTGCAGTTCGGGCTCTTCGGCGGAGCGATCCTGCATCTGGGCACCGAACGCCACCACGACGCCTATCTCCCGGACCTGATCACCGGGGAGCTGATGGGCTGCTTCGCGATGACGGAGACGGGGCACGGCTCCAACGTCCAGGCGCTCGGCACCGTCGCGCGCTACGACGCCGACGCCCAGGAGTTCGTCATCACCACCGAGGGCGACCAGGCGCGCAAGGACTACATCGGCAACGCGGCCCGACACGGCGAACTCGCGGTCGTGTTCGCCCAGTTGGAGGTGGGCGGCGAGTCCCGGGGAGTGCACGCGTTCGTCGTGCCGATCCGGGTCGGCGGCGGGGCGGCGCCCGGGGTCCGCATCGAGGACGACGGCCGCAAGATGGGCCTCAACGGCGTGGACAACGGACGCATCCGGTTCGACGATGTGCGGGTGCCTCGCGAAGCGCTCCTCAACCGCTTCGCAGACGTCACTCCGGAAGGCGTCTACGAGAGCACGATCGACAACCCCCACCGCCGCTTCTTCACCATGCTCGGCACTCTGGTGCAGGGCCGGGTCAGCGTCGGCGGCGCCGGGGTCGGCGCCGCCAAGGTCGCCCTCGCGGTCGCCACGAAGTACGCCCTGCGGCGCAGGCAGTTCGCAGCCGGCCCGCAGGGGGAGGAGCAGCTGCTCCTCGACTACGGACTGCACCAGCGGCGTCTGCTGCCGCTCATCGCCCGTACGTACGCCCTGCACTTCGCCCAGGACGTCGTCCGCACCCAGCTCCACGACGTCTTCTCCGACCTGGAGGACGACCCGCAGGCGCGACGCCTGCTGGAGGCCAGGGCCGCCGGGACCAAGGCCCTCGCCACCTGGCACGCCACCCGGGTGGTCCAGGAGTGCCGGGAGGCGTGCGGCGGCGCCGGGTACCTCGGCGTCAACCGGTTCGCCGCGCTCAAGGCCGACAGCGACATCTTCACCACCTTCGAGGGTGACAACCACGTCCTGCTCCAGCTCGTCGCCAAGGGCCTGCTCACCGACTACGCGAGCGAGTTCGAGGACCTGGACCAGCTGGGCATGGTCCGCTACGTCACCAACCTCGCCGTCGAGACGGTCATCGAGAAGACGTCGGCCCACAAGCTGCTCGAACGGGTCCGCGATCTGCTGCCGGGCGGCGACGAGTGGGATCAGGAGGCCGGTCTGCTCGACTCGGAGTACCAGCTCGCCATGGTCCGCTACCGGGAGGAGCACATGCTCGCCGGGGTGGCCCGCAGGCTCAAGAGCGGCATCGACCGGGGGCGCGATCCGGGCGCAGTCTTCTCCGAGGTGCAGGACCATGTCATCGCCGTCGCCCGCGCCCATATGGAGCGGCTGGTGCTGGAGGCGTTCGTCGAGAAGACGCGCACGCTGCCCGAGGGCGGCAACAAGGTCGCCCTGGGTCTGCTGTGCGACCTGTTCGCCCTGTCGACGATCGAGGCGGACCGGGCGTGGTTCATGGAGCACGGCCGGCTGACGGTCCAGCGCTCCAAGGCGATCACCCGCGAGGTGAACGACCTCTGCCGCAAGATCCGTCCCCTGGCCGCCGAACTCGTCGACGCCTGGGGCATTCCGGACGCCATGCTCCGCGCCCCGGACCTGGTGGGCGGAGCCTGA
- the mmsB gene encoding multiple monosaccharide ABC transporter permease — translation MSTDLSPTPPAAADPGSRGAAPAVARLLVESVRRNTRQYGMLFALGLIVLLFQIWTGGDLLLPRNVSNLVLQNSYILILAIGMMIVIISGHIDLSVGSLTALVGAVAAVLMVEHQLAWPLAVVVTLLIGAAAGAAQGFFIAYVGIPSFIVTLAGMLLFRGLTEIFLQGQTLGPFPEGLQKVANGFLPEVGPVTNYHNLTLLLGLAVVVLVVNQEIRNRARQAEFDLAPLPKNLFVLKLVALVAAITAVTLLLASYKGAPVVLLILAVLLVCFGYVMRNVVVGRHVYAIGGNLPAAKLSGVKDRKVTFAVFLNMGMLAALAGLVFAARFNAASPKAGINFELEAIAAAFIGGASMSGGVGTVLGAVIGGLVLGVLNNGMNLVGIGTDWQQVIKGLALLAAVGFDVWNKRRAGS, via the coding sequence ATGAGCACTGACCTCAGCCCCACCCCTCCGGCCGCCGCGGACCCCGGGTCACGCGGGGCCGCCCCGGCGGTGGCGCGCCTGCTGGTGGAGAGCGTCCGGCGCAACACCCGGCAGTACGGGATGCTGTTCGCGCTGGGACTCATCGTGCTGCTCTTCCAGATCTGGACGGGCGGAGACCTGCTCCTGCCGCGCAACGTCTCCAACCTCGTCCTGCAGAACAGCTACATCCTGATCCTCGCCATCGGCATGATGATCGTCATCATCTCCGGCCATATCGACCTCTCCGTGGGATCGCTGACAGCCCTGGTCGGCGCGGTCGCAGCCGTGCTGATGGTGGAGCACCAGCTCGCCTGGCCCCTCGCCGTGGTCGTGACCCTGCTGATCGGCGCGGCCGCGGGGGCGGCCCAGGGCTTCTTCATCGCGTACGTCGGCATCCCCTCGTTCATCGTCACGCTGGCCGGCATGCTGCTGTTCCGGGGACTGACGGAGATCTTCCTGCAGGGACAGACCCTGGGCCCCTTCCCCGAGGGGCTGCAGAAGGTGGCGAACGGCTTCCTGCCGGAGGTCGGCCCCGTCACCAACTACCACAACCTGACCCTGCTGCTCGGGCTCGCAGTGGTCGTGCTGGTGGTCAACCAGGAGATCCGCAACCGCGCCCGGCAGGCGGAGTTCGACCTGGCGCCCCTGCCGAAGAACCTGTTCGTCCTGAAACTCGTCGCCCTGGTCGCCGCCATCACGGCCGTCACGCTCCTGCTCGCCAGCTACAAGGGCGCGCCCGTGGTCCTGCTCATCCTCGCGGTCCTGCTGGTCTGCTTCGGTTACGTGATGCGCAACGTGGTGGTGGGACGTCACGTGTACGCGATCGGCGGCAACCTGCCCGCGGCCAAGCTGTCGGGCGTCAAGGACCGCAAGGTGACCTTCGCGGTCTTCCTGAACATGGGGATGCTGGCGGCCCTGGCCGGGCTGGTGTTCGCGGCGCGGTTCAACGCGGCCTCGCCCAAGGCGGGCATCAACTTCGAGCTGGAGGCCATCGCCGCGGCCTTCATCGGAGGGGCGTCGATGAGCGGCGGTGTGGGCACGGTGCTGGGCGCCGTCATCGGCGGGCTGGTCCTCGGAGTCCTCAACAACGGGATGAACCTGGTGGGCATCGGCACGGATTGGCAGCAGGTGATCAAGGGCCTGGCGCTGCTGGCCGCGGTCGGCTTCGACGTCTGGAACAAGCGCCGGGCGGGCTCCTGA
- the mmsA gene encoding multiple monosaccharide ABC transporter ATP-binding protein yields the protein MTPTAPTTGPERDAAGGPVLDMRSISKTFSGVNALSEVNLRVRRGEVHALCGENGAGKSTLMKVLSGVHPHGSYEGEIRYEGEECRFRDIRASERSGIVIIHQELALVPQLSIAENIFLGHEPARRGVIAWPQTLRRAAELLRRVGLDEHPQTRVADIGVSKQQLVEIAKALAKDVGLLILDEPTAALNDEDSAQLLRLIGELKNQGITSIIISHKLGEIAQVADSVTVLRDGRTVETLDLKDPQTTEERIIRSMVGRSLDNRFPDRTPCAAPPAPAPALEIRDWTVGHPVDHQRKVVDGVSLRVERGEIVGIAGLMGAGRTELAMSVFGRSYGRYLSGTVLRDGAEARTRTVPEAVDAGIAYVTEDRKHYGLDLQDSVSRNISLASLSRLARRGVVDAHQERVVAEEFRRTMNIRTRTVFDQVGRLSGGNQQKVVLSKWILAGPEVLILDEPTRGVDVGAKYEIYTVIDRLAAEGKAVLMISSELPELLGMCDRVYTMAAGRITGESSRAEADQELLMRYMTHDPAVPAPRHPAPHEGLTDEH from the coding sequence GTGACACCCACGGCCCCGACCACCGGCCCGGAGCGGGACGCGGCCGGCGGCCCCGTGCTCGACATGCGGTCCATCAGCAAGACGTTCTCCGGCGTGAACGCGCTGAGCGAGGTGAACCTGCGGGTGCGCCGAGGCGAGGTCCACGCGCTGTGCGGCGAGAACGGCGCGGGCAAGTCCACGCTGATGAAGGTCCTCTCCGGCGTCCACCCGCACGGCAGTTACGAGGGGGAGATCCGCTACGAAGGCGAGGAGTGCCGGTTCCGCGACATCCGCGCCAGCGAGCGGTCCGGCATCGTGATCATCCACCAGGAGCTGGCCCTCGTCCCCCAGCTCTCGATCGCCGAGAACATCTTCCTGGGCCACGAACCCGCCCGGCGCGGCGTCATCGCCTGGCCGCAGACCCTGCGCCGGGCCGCCGAACTCCTGCGCCGGGTGGGGCTGGACGAGCATCCGCAGACCCGGGTCGCCGACATCGGGGTGAGCAAGCAGCAACTGGTCGAGATCGCCAAGGCGCTGGCCAAGGACGTCGGACTGCTGATCCTCGACGAGCCGACCGCCGCGCTGAACGACGAGGACAGTGCCCAACTGCTACGGCTCATCGGCGAACTGAAGAACCAGGGCATCACCTCGATCATCATCTCGCACAAGCTGGGCGAGATCGCCCAGGTCGCCGACTCCGTCACCGTCCTCCGCGACGGCCGCACGGTGGAGACCCTCGACCTCAAGGACCCGCAGACCACGGAGGAGCGCATCATCCGCTCCATGGTGGGCCGGAGCCTCGACAACCGCTTCCCCGACCGCACCCCCTGCGCGGCCCCGCCGGCCCCCGCCCCGGCCCTGGAGATCCGCGACTGGACCGTGGGCCACCCCGTCGACCACCAGCGCAAGGTCGTCGACGGGGTGTCGCTGCGGGTGGAACGCGGCGAGATCGTGGGCATCGCCGGGCTGATGGGCGCCGGCCGCACCGAACTCGCCATGAGCGTCTTCGGCCGCTCCTACGGGCGCTACCTCTCCGGAACGGTGCTCAGGGACGGGGCCGAGGCCCGGACCCGTACCGTCCCGGAGGCCGTCGACGCGGGCATCGCCTATGTGACGGAGGACCGCAAGCACTACGGCCTCGACCTCCAGGACTCCGTCAGCCGCAACATCTCCCTCGCCTCGCTGTCCCGGCTGGCCCGGCGCGGGGTGGTCGACGCCCACCAGGAGCGCGTCGTCGCCGAGGAGTTCCGCCGCACCATGAACATCCGGACCCGCACGGTCTTCGACCAGGTGGGCCGGCTGTCCGGCGGGAACCAGCAGAAGGTCGTCCTGAGCAAGTGGATCCTCGCCGGGCCCGAGGTCCTCATCCTGGACGAACCGACCCGGGGCGTCGACGTCGGCGCCAAGTACGAGATCTACACGGTGATCGACCGGCTCGCCGCCGAGGGCAAGGCGGTCCTGATGATCTCGTCCGAGCTGCCCGAACTGCTCGGCATGTGCGACCGCGTCTACACGATGGCGGCCGGCCGGATCACCGGCGAGAGCTCCCGCGCCGAGGCCGACCAGGAACTGCTGATGCGGTACATGACGCACGACCCCGCCGTCCCCGCGCCCCGGCACCCCGCACCCCACGAAGGACTCACCGATGAGCACTGA
- the chvE gene encoding multiple monosaccharide ABC transporter substrate-binding protein, giving the protein MTNRRAALPLLAAASACALLLTACGQNSEGGSREKSGDEARTIGIAMPTKSSERWIADGRNMTASLKKAGFRTTLQYGEDDPDQQVSQIENMITQGVDALVIAAINGEALSNVLQQAADADIPVISYDRLILGSDHVDYYASFDNEKVGELQAGYIVDKLDLKDRPDEGPFNIELFAGSNDDNNTKYFFNGAMKVLKPYIDDKRLVVRSGQTRLNQVTTLRWDGGTAQKRMDDLLTSTYSSARVDAVLSPYDGISIGILSALKSDDYGSSAKPLPVVTGQDAEAASVKSIIAGEQTQTVYKDTRALAQVASDMVGAVLDGKKPETNDTTTYDNGKKVVPAHLLPPVSVDKSNYRSVLVDSGYLKAEDLR; this is encoded by the coding sequence ATGACGAACCGACGAGCCGCACTTCCGCTCCTCGCCGCCGCGAGCGCGTGCGCCCTGCTGCTGACCGCCTGCGGTCAGAACAGCGAGGGCGGAAGCCGTGAGAAGTCCGGCGACGAGGCCCGGACCATCGGCATCGCGATGCCGACCAAGTCGTCCGAACGCTGGATCGCCGACGGCAGGAACATGACGGCCAGCCTGAAGAAGGCAGGCTTCCGGACCACTCTCCAGTACGGCGAGGACGACCCCGACCAGCAGGTCTCCCAGATCGAGAACATGATCACCCAGGGGGTGGACGCCCTGGTCATCGCGGCGATCAACGGCGAGGCCCTCTCCAACGTCCTCCAGCAGGCCGCCGACGCCGACATCCCCGTCATCTCCTACGACCGGCTGATCCTCGGTTCCGACCACGTCGACTACTACGCCTCGTTCGACAACGAGAAGGTCGGGGAGCTCCAGGCGGGCTACATCGTCGACAAGCTCGACCTGAAGGACCGGCCGGACGAAGGCCCCTTCAACATCGAGCTGTTCGCGGGCTCGAACGACGACAACAACACCAAGTACTTCTTCAACGGCGCCATGAAGGTGCTGAAGCCCTACATCGACGACAAACGCCTCGTCGTCCGCTCCGGGCAGACCCGCCTCAACCAGGTCACCACCCTGCGCTGGGACGGCGGCACCGCCCAGAAGCGGATGGACGACCTGCTCACCTCCACGTACTCCAGCGCCCGGGTCGACGCGGTCCTCTCCCCGTACGACGGCATCTCCATCGGCATCCTGTCGGCCCTCAAGTCCGACGACTACGGCAGCTCGGCGAAGCCTCTGCCGGTCGTCACCGGCCAGGACGCGGAGGCCGCCTCCGTGAAGTCGATCATCGCGGGCGAACAGACCCAGACCGTCTACAAGGACACCCGCGCCCTGGCCCAGGTGGCGTCCGACATGGTCGGGGCGGTCCTGGACGGGAAGAAGCCGGAGACCAACGACACCACGACGTACGACAACGGGAAGAAGGTCGTCCCCGCGCACCTGCTGCCGCCGGTCAGCGTGGACAAGTCCAACTACCGCTCCGTGCTCGTCGACTCGGGCTACCTGAAGGCCGAGGACCTGCGGTGA
- a CDS encoding LacI family DNA-binding transcriptional regulator has product MTRPTEVLRPPTMADVAREAGVSHQTVSRVLSGHPNVRATTREQVTAAIERLGYRRNSAARALVTRRSRTIGVIAVDPTLYGPASTLAGLQEAARDEGYLVSTVTLRSGGGHALEDALDHLAAWGVEGAVAITPQRSSVQALARLTPPFPVVTVEGSHGLDIPGVSLDQEMGARLVTEHLLATGHETVWHVAGPEDWLESAARTEGWRAVLEEHGIRPPRVLRGDWSPLSGYHAGQELAGLALAGRGAAPVTAAFVANDQMALGVLRALREAGIRTPRHVAVAGFDDIPEAGFFPPPLTTVRQDFTAIGRRSIQLLLEHIEGTAAGVAHIVVEPQLIVRASTRSQDGA; this is encoded by the coding sequence ATGACCCGCCCCACCGAGGTCCTCCGCCCACCGACGATGGCGGACGTCGCCCGGGAGGCGGGGGTCTCCCACCAGACCGTGTCCCGGGTGCTCAGCGGCCATCCCAACGTCCGGGCCACCACCCGGGAGCAGGTGACGGCCGCGATCGAACGGCTCGGCTACCGTCGCAACTCCGCGGCCCGGGCTCTGGTCACCCGGCGTTCGCGGACCATCGGCGTCATCGCGGTCGACCCGACGCTCTACGGCCCCGCGAGCACCCTGGCCGGCCTGCAGGAAGCCGCTCGCGACGAGGGGTACCTGGTCTCGACGGTCACCCTGCGCAGCGGCGGCGGCCACGCGCTGGAGGACGCGCTCGACCATCTGGCGGCCTGGGGGGTCGAAGGCGCCGTCGCCATCACCCCCCAGCGCTCCAGCGTGCAGGCCCTCGCCCGGCTGACCCCGCCGTTCCCCGTCGTCACGGTGGAAGGCAGCCACGGGCTCGACATCCCCGGCGTCTCCCTCGACCAGGAGATGGGGGCCCGCCTCGTCACCGAACACCTCCTGGCCACCGGCCACGAGACGGTCTGGCACGTGGCCGGCCCCGAGGACTGGCTGGAGAGCGCCGCGCGCACCGAGGGCTGGCGCGCCGTGCTGGAGGAGCACGGCATCCGGCCGCCGCGCGTGCTGCGGGGCGACTGGAGCCCGCTGTCCGGCTACCACGCGGGGCAGGAGCTGGCGGGGCTGGCCCTGGCGGGGCGGGGCGCGGCCCCGGTGACGGCGGCCTTCGTCGCCAACGACCAGATGGCGCTGGGGGTTCTGCGCGCACTGCGGGAGGCGGGGATCCGCACCCCGCGACACGTGGCCGTCGCGGGTTTCGACGACATCCCCGAGGCGGGGTTCTTCCCTCCCCCGCTGACCACCGTGCGCCAGGACTTCACGGCCATCGGCCGCCGGAGCATCCAGCTGCTGCTGGAGCACATCGAAGGCACCGCGGCGGGCGTGGCGCACATCGTGGTGGAGCCGCAGCTCATCGTCCGGGCGAGCACCCGGTCGCAGGACGGCGCCTGA
- the araB gene encoding ribulokinase, whose product MTPQPDSPGSPLDGRPDACTVGVDFGTLSARAVVVRVRDGAELGSAVHTYRNGVIDRSLPGSATPLPPDWALQDPRDWREALRTAVPQALAAAHVDPSHVIGIGTDFTSCTVLPTTADGVPLAEQPDWADRPHAWPKLWKHHAAQDQADRINALAHRRGEPWIRRYGGRISAEWQYAKALQVLEEDPLVYAACARWIEAADWIVWQLTGAESRNTCTAGYKGIHQDGAYPSPDYLAGLHPDFADFPATRLDHPLLPLGSRAGTVTAEAAALTGLRPGTPVAVGNVDAHVTAPAAGAVENGRLLAIMGTSTCHVVNSDELADVPGVCGVVDGGIVAGAYGYEAGQSGVGDIFAWWLRQGVPDDYRAAAEAAGEDLHEHLSRLSGRQPVGAHGLVALDWMNGNRSTLVDHRLSGVLVGLTLDTRPEDVYRALLEATAFGTRVIIEALEEHGVPVTEFIAAGGLKKNPLLMRIYADVLRRPVSLATSDQGPALGSAIHAAVAAGAYPDVRAAAARMGGVERNACLPDPDNADVYDELYAEYRALHDHFGTGGDLLLHRLRRLRNRARAHGTAR is encoded by the coding sequence GTGACCCCTCAGCCCGATTCCCCCGGCAGCCCTCTCGACGGCCGGCCCGACGCCTGCACGGTCGGCGTCGACTTCGGCACGCTCTCGGCACGTGCCGTCGTGGTCCGTGTCCGCGACGGTGCGGAGCTCGGCTCCGCCGTGCACACCTACCGCAACGGCGTCATCGACCGGAGCCTTCCGGGCTCGGCCACCCCCCTGCCCCCGGACTGGGCTCTCCAGGACCCGCGCGACTGGCGGGAGGCGCTCCGTACCGCCGTACCGCAAGCGCTGGCGGCGGCGCACGTCGACCCGTCCCACGTCATCGGCATCGGCACCGACTTCACCTCCTGCACGGTGCTGCCGACCACGGCGGACGGCGTTCCGCTGGCCGAACAGCCCGACTGGGCGGACCGCCCCCACGCCTGGCCCAAGCTCTGGAAGCACCACGCCGCCCAGGACCAGGCCGACCGGATCAACGCCCTGGCGCACCGACGCGGTGAACCCTGGATCCGGCGGTACGGCGGCCGGATCTCCGCCGAGTGGCAGTACGCGAAGGCGCTCCAGGTCCTCGAAGAGGATCCGCTGGTGTACGCCGCCTGTGCCCGCTGGATCGAGGCGGCCGACTGGATCGTCTGGCAGCTGACCGGCGCCGAGTCGCGCAACACGTGCACCGCGGGCTACAAGGGCATCCACCAGGACGGCGCCTACCCCTCGCCCGACTACCTCGCCGGACTCCACCCGGACTTCGCGGACTTCCCCGCCACCCGGCTCGACCACCCGCTGCTCCCCCTCGGCTCCCGCGCCGGGACCGTGACCGCCGAAGCCGCCGCCCTGACCGGGCTCCGGCCGGGGACACCGGTCGCGGTGGGGAACGTCGACGCCCATGTCACGGCTCCGGCGGCCGGGGCGGTGGAGAACGGGCGTCTGCTCGCCATCATGGGCACCTCCACCTGCCACGTCGTCAACAGCGACGAACTGGCCGACGTCCCCGGTGTCTGCGGGGTGGTCGACGGAGGCATCGTGGCGGGCGCGTACGGCTACGAGGCCGGGCAGAGCGGGGTGGGCGACATCTTCGCCTGGTGGCTGCGCCAGGGCGTGCCCGACGACTACCGCGCCGCCGCGGAGGCCGCCGGTGAGGACCTGCACGAACATCTGTCCCGGCTCAGCGGCCGGCAACCGGTCGGAGCGCACGGACTGGTCGCGCTCGACTGGATGAACGGCAACCGCTCCACGCTCGTCGACCACCGTCTCTCCGGAGTGCTGGTCGGCCTCACGCTCGACACGCGCCCCGAGGACGTCTACCGCGCCCTGCTGGAGGCGACCGCCTTCGGCACCCGCGTCATCATCGAGGCCCTGGAGGAACACGGGGTGCCCGTCACGGAGTTCATCGCCGCGGGCGGGCTCAAGAAGAACCCGCTGCTCATGCGGATCTACGCCGACGTCCTGCGCCGGCCCGTGTCGCTCGCCACCTCCGACCAGGGCCCCGCGCTCGGTTCGGCGATCCACGCGGCGGTCGCGGCCGGGGCGTACCCGGACGTACGCGCGGCCGCCGCCCGCATGGGCGGCGTCGAGCGGAACGCCTGTCTCCCCGACCCGGACAACGCCGACGTCTACGACGAGCTGTACGCCGAATACCGCGCGCTGCACGACCACTTCGGCACCGGCGGCGATCTCCTGCTGCACCGGCTGCGCAGGCTCCGCAACCGCGCGAGGGCGCACGGGACCGCGCGCTGA